From Paenibacillus sp. GP183, one genomic window encodes:
- a CDS encoding YcnI family protein, with the protein MKKWIGLLLAMIFTLSFGSIANAHVTVYPKEAVQGSYEKFTVRVPTEKEVPTVKVEIKIPIDVDITKFEPKAGWKYDIVKDASGKITSVVWTAMDAGLGPTEFGEFNMQGKVADSTTTIAWKAYQTYKDGTVVEWTGAPGSDKPASVTSVTPKAAGTAKNSLTAGGELPLPTSGVHEKSILLLVYLSIILSFLAILAVIISLVKQKKRKKTDLANDERYTVFHSMQ; encoded by the coding sequence ATGAAAAAATGGATTGGTTTACTGTTGGCCATGATCTTTACACTAAGTTTCGGCTCTATTGCAAACGCGCATGTTACCGTTTATCCAAAAGAAGCTGTACAAGGCAGTTATGAAAAGTTTACTGTTCGCGTACCTACGGAAAAGGAAGTCCCAACGGTGAAGGTAGAGATTAAAATTCCTATCGATGTCGATATTACAAAGTTCGAGCCAAAAGCAGGTTGGAAATACGATATCGTGAAAGATGCATCGGGTAAAATCACAAGCGTCGTCTGGACGGCCATGGATGCGGGACTGGGTCCAACCGAATTTGGCGAATTTAACATGCAAGGTAAGGTTGCGGACTCCACAACGACAATTGCATGGAAGGCGTATCAGACCTACAAAGATGGAACCGTTGTTGAGTGGACTGGTGCACCCGGATCAGACAAACCGGCATCGGTAACCAGTGTAACCCCAAAAGCTGCTGGAACGGCAAAAAACAGCCTTACGGCTGGTGGGGAATTGCCGCTGCCGACTAGTGGGGTGCATGAAAAATCCATACTACTGCTGGTATACTTGTCGATCATCTTGTCATTTTTAGCTATACTAGCGGTTATTATTTCATTAGTAAAACAAAAGAAACGTAAAAAGACTGATCTTGCGAACGATGAACGATACACCGTGTTCCATAGCATGCAGTAG